A stretch of the Sphingobacterium thalpophilum genome encodes the following:
- a CDS encoding substrate-binding domain-containing protein: MGKYSIYGLLILLLLWGCQTDSQKRKRVIAFSQCIGNDAWRQTMLEEMKRELSFNPDIEFRYRDAQGNNAVQIDQIRELVKEDIDLLIVSPNEAEPLTPIVDSVFQRNIPVIVTDRKTSSGQYNAYVGADNLAIGKLAGQYVQALLQGKGQVGLVAGLSGSSASIEREKGFMQGIDPANDIRISGIVHGGWEKDKAYTAMRQHIDQFANSDVIFTFNDQMAMGVRKALDDAQIKKEIKIIGVDALPGPGNGLEQIIQGRMYASMLYPTGGTEAIRTALAIIKQQRYKRENILATSVIDKTNAELLALQSQKIRQQQLDIDKRQEFITEQNRIYQNQKSVLNILVVSLVLAVVFGGISIIVIKSNWEKNKHLEMQNSEILSQQKQIVEMNNQIQQTAEIKNNFFTNISHEFKTPLTLILAPIEELELRKDLPEAIRDQLSRVKRSAKKLQRLVSDLIDIHRISKAKIKLHVSSVPVDAFIQQAINSFKPLLKKSRISISYINKSALKEVWMDEYLMEQVLSNLLSNAIKHTAVSGRIEISVEENSFKDYFYLRVLDNGLGIAPGDIEHIFDPFYQGSGVRRGSGIGLAYAKQIVELHHGQITVSSKLGHGSIFTLRMPTGNSHYQPEEFVRHGRDEKATPAQSELVDMEIRPLTQDRSFHSSKSKSILVVEDDDEIRDYLRTVLESDYNLFLARDVQQASTLLKSQFPDLVLTDIMLPDGSGLDILKDIKTFYQTAHIPVILLSALANEETLMEGSLLQADDYMTKPFNAALLRVRIANILQSRQQLKEKYSSNVEQFDPPSTDHISDNDRRFLNNFSTIVESRLSDQRLSVDDIAGELNLSRVQLYRKVKQLLDCSINEYIVERRLTKAKNLIADGLNISEIFSAVGFSSASYFASAFKKRYGQSPSAFKKELDKRQ, encoded by the coding sequence ATGGGAAAATACAGCATCTATGGCTTACTGATTTTACTGCTATTGTGGGGCTGTCAGACAGACAGCCAAAAGCGCAAGCGGGTCATAGCCTTTTCACAGTGCATTGGAAATGATGCCTGGCGTCAGACGATGCTCGAAGAGATGAAGCGGGAACTGTCCTTTAATCCCGATATTGAATTCCGCTATCGGGATGCCCAAGGCAATAATGCGGTACAGATCGATCAGATTCGGGAGCTGGTCAAAGAGGACATCGATCTTCTCATCGTTTCACCCAATGAGGCGGAACCCTTAACGCCTATTGTCGATTCCGTATTCCAGCGAAATATACCGGTTATCGTGACCGACCGCAAGACTTCTTCGGGCCAGTACAACGCCTATGTCGGCGCCGACAACCTTGCCATCGGCAAACTCGCCGGCCAGTATGTTCAGGCGCTGTTGCAGGGCAAAGGACAGGTAGGCCTTGTGGCCGGCCTATCCGGTAGTTCAGCATCTATCGAACGCGAAAAAGGGTTTATGCAGGGGATAGATCCGGCCAACGATATACGGATCAGCGGTATCGTCCATGGCGGCTGGGAAAAGGACAAGGCCTATACCGCCATGCGACAGCATATCGATCAGTTCGCCAACAGCGACGTCATCTTCACCTTCAATGATCAGATGGCCATGGGTGTCCGAAAGGCCCTGGACGACGCCCAGATCAAAAAAGAGATCAAGATCATCGGTGTAGACGCATTGCCGGGTCCGGGAAATGGACTTGAACAGATTATACAAGGCCGTATGTATGCTTCGATGCTTTATCCGACCGGCGGGACCGAAGCCATCCGTACTGCACTGGCCATCATCAAGCAGCAGCGTTATAAACGAGAGAACATCCTGGCGACTTCCGTGATCGACAAAACCAATGCAGAGTTGCTCGCGCTGCAGTCACAAAAGATCAGGCAGCAGCAGCTGGATATCGACAAAAGACAGGAATTTATCACCGAGCAGAATCGAATCTACCAAAACCAAAAGTCTGTGCTCAATATTCTGGTTGTAAGTCTCGTCCTGGCTGTCGTATTTGGAGGCATTTCCATCATTGTCATCAAGAGCAACTGGGAGAAAAACAAACATCTCGAAATGCAGAACAGCGAAATCCTATCCCAGCAAAAACAGATCGTCGAGATGAATAACCAGATTCAGCAGACTGCAGAGATCAAAAACAACTTTTTTACCAATATCTCCCACGAGTTTAAAACACCCCTGACGCTGATTCTCGCGCCCATCGAAGAACTCGAATTGCGTAAGGACCTGCCCGAGGCTATACGTGACCAATTGTCGCGCGTCAAAAGAAGCGCAAAGAAATTGCAACGGCTGGTCAGCGACCTGATCGACATTCACCGCATCAGCAAAGCAAAAATCAAGTTGCACGTATCTTCCGTTCCTGTCGACGCATTTATACAACAGGCGATCAACAGTTTTAAACCCCTGCTCAAGAAAAGTCGGATATCCATCAGCTACATCAATAAATCGGCGCTCAAAGAGGTCTGGATGGACGAATACCTGATGGAACAGGTTCTTTCCAATCTACTGTCCAATGCGATAAAACATACCGCGGTAAGTGGACGGATTGAAATCTCCGTGGAGGAAAACAGCTTTAAGGACTACTTTTACCTGCGCGTTCTCGACAACGGGCTGGGCATCGCACCGGGTGACATCGAACATATCTTTGATCCATTCTATCAGGGCTCGGGTGTACGCAGGGGCTCGGGCATCGGCCTCGCTTATGCAAAACAGATTGTCGAGCTGCACCACGGCCAGATCACCGTCAGCAGCAAGCTCGGACATGGCTCCATCTTTACATTGCGGATGCCTACGGGCAACAGCCATTATCAGCCAGAAGAATTTGTGCGGCATGGACGGGATGAGAAAGCAACTCCCGCGCAGTCCGAGCTGGTGGATATGGAAATCAGGCCACTGACGCAGGACCGCTCCTTTCACTCCAGCAAATCAAAGAGTATACTGGTCGTGGAGGACGATGACGAAATCCGGGATTACCTGCGAACAGTCCTTGAAAGCGATTATAACCTTTTTTTGGCTAGAGACGTCCAGCAGGCCAGCACCCTACTTAAATCGCAGTTTCCCGATCTCGTGCTCACCGACATCATGCTACCCGACGGCAGCGGACTGGATATTCTCAAAGACATCAAAACATTCTATCAGACCGCACATATTCCAGTCATCCTGCTCAGCGCGCTGGCCAATGAAGAGACCCTTATGGAGGGCAGCTTGTTGCAGGCCGATGACTATATGACCAAGCCATTCAATGCGGCCCTGCTTCGCGTTCGTATTGCCAATATCCTGCAATCACGCCAGCAGCTCAAAGAAAAATACAGCAGCAACGTCGAACAGTTTGATCCGCCATCTACTGACCACATCAGCGACAATGACCGTCGGTTTCTCAACAATTTTTCGACTATTGTCGAATCCCGATTATCGGATCAGCGACTCAGTGTAGACGATATTGCCGGGGAGCTCAACCTTTCCCGCGTACAGCTTTACCGCAAGGTGAAACAGCTTTTAGACTGCAGTATCAACGAATACATTGTCGAGCGGCGACTGACAAAGGCCAAAAACCTGATTGCAGATGGGCTCAACATCAGTGAGATTTTTAGTGCTGTCGGTTTCTCTTCTGCTTCCTACTTTGCTTCGGCATTCAAAAAGCGATACGGGCAATCGCCAAGTGCATTCAAAAAAGAGCTGGATAAAAGGCAGTAA